In Flavobacteriales bacterium, the genomic stretch TTTTCACACCCCTGGCAAATCCACGGCCTATGCCTTTCAGGAAGACCTTGCCCTGTTTGATCAGTGGCGTCGCAATTCTTCTGGTGAACTTGAATGCCGCTTTGCCCGCAACTTTTAATCCCTGAACCGTGGCCTTACCGGCCTTCAGGGCCAGTTTACCCGCTGCCTTGGCCGCTTTGGCAATGGCCTTCGCCACCTGTTTGACCACCTTCAGAAGCAATCCACCCACTTTAAAGAGGAAGTTAAATACCAGCTCAACAAGGCCCACGGCGATCGCACGGGCAAGGCTTTGAGCACCGCCGACTATGTCGCCGCTCCACGCTTTTTTCACATACTGCCCGATATGGTAGCCCATTTTTGCGACGAGTATGGCTCCAAAGATGACGGTAAGTGCACTCATCAGCGCCTGGATGGCGGCAAGGATGGCCGCTCCTCCGGTGAAGAATGCCGCCACTGCCAGACCCAGCAGTGCGCCCACCATGATGCTGATGATCATGACCTTGTTACATTCCCACCAGTTTGCAATGCCTTTCTTGACCTGGCTCAGCACAAATCCGGCACGCTGTCCAACACTGAGCGGACCCACCTTGGCGACGTCCGGAATGCTGTTGTCCGTTTCACCTGTTGGTGCCGGGCCGGCCATGTCATTACACTGCGGATTCATCTGCGCCAGGTAGTAATCCATCTTCTGGCTGTCGGTCATATTTGCAAAATCAGGCCCACCCGCACCACCTCCGGATGCATCCGCGGTGGCTCCTCCCGGCATGCTTCCACCTGCAGCAGCAGCTGTCGCATCAAAGCCTGACATAGCGCGTATCTCTTCCAGGGTCAGGTCTCCCGCCTCTTCGTTCCCGAACATCAACTCTCCATCGCCATGACTGGCGGCATCTATGAACAGTTCCTTGTCGATGTCCATCTCAGGGACGGGATCGATCACCACATCTTCCGCGGAGAGTTGGTTCTTGCTCAGGAGTGCAGTACTGGCCGGATCCAGGTTAGCGGCACTTGCCGAACCCGGACTTGCACCCGGTGCAACCGGCGGCGTGGTTCGCTCAATGCCGGGAAGGGGTTTGGTGAGATCCTGTCCTGTGAGTTCTACCGACACCTGACTCCAGAAATGATCCGGCATCTGGCGGGCGGCTTGTACGAGGTTCGCGATCCCTTCGATGATTTCGATGATGCCCACTGCAATAAACTCCAATGCATCAATGATGGCGTTATAAACCCGCTGGTAAACGGAGAGAATAAAATCCAGGGCTTTGCCAATGGCATCCAGAACTTTATCTGCAAAATCCTTTAACGCCTGTGCCGCTTTATTCACTGCTTTCACAGCGGAGTCCACCGTTCGGTCTATGGCGGCACGCGCCTTTTTGGCCAACTCAGGAAAGGCTGCAAGCGCAATGGATACAAATGCCTTGAGCGCTTCACCGAAGGCCTTGATCAATCCGACGATCGCTTTTCGCGCCAGCTCGATGATGCCTTTCACGGCCTTCTTCGCCAACTCGATGATGCCTTTGACCAACTTGCGAAGGGCATCAAAAATGGTATTGATGGCGGCCCTTATTTTGTTACACAAATCGGAAATGGCGCCTTTCACACGGTCCCAGAAACTGCGCGGCTTACTTTCAGCTTCACGTTTCTTGCGCTTCGCTTCATCCTCTGCTTTTTTCTTCTCCCGTTTCGCTTCCTTCTCCGCATTATCCAGTTTGGTCTTTGCTTCATCCTCACTGGATTTCACTTTCGTATCAATCTGCTTATCTATTTCCTTTTTCTTCTCTGCGGATTGCTTGTCGTATGTTTTTTTGACCTGTTCGTTATCCGCTTTCCATTTGGTTCGTTCTGCTTCCACCTGGCTCGCCGCTCCGGTCTGTTCACTTTCCTGTTCGGCTTTCACCCGTGCGGTCTCTTCATCTATCTTCGCAAGACCTTCCGTTTTTTCTTTCTCACTATCGGCTTCATAGGTTTGGTGTGCCTCCTCAAATTCCTGATTTTTCGGTGACACCTTCTCGTCCATCCTGGATTGCAGATTGGTGTTCAGCGCCTGCTTCACATCCCCGCTGATCTCTCTTTTGCCAAGGTTTTTTCCTTCTCTTGGCTCAGCACCCATGAGCTCAATCTTGGGTGCCATCTTCTCCGTTTCAATATCCGGGTAGATGTCTTTTTCTCCGAAGTCCTTCGTTGTTTCCTGGTCTGCATTCGTGAGATTTTCATCTACCTTTTTAGTAGAAGTGGTCTGGTGCTCTTCGTTCTGCTTCGGATCAGCTTGTCCTGACAGGTCTACCTTCGGTCTTTCACCGGCGGAAGTGCTCACGCCACTGTCCCCTTCCGGCAGGGAACTCAGGAACGAGCGAATGCGATTGAACAACCGGCTCCACCAACTTCCATCGTCCTCGCCCTGGCTTTCGGTGGGTTCGGAAAAACGTTGTCCCTGACTTCCCGGTACCGGGCCACTGGGTGATTCATGTTGTGTCTCGATGGTATGTCCTTCCGCATTGCCTTCGGGTTTGAGATCAGGTGCCTGATCATTTTTCAGTGCAAGCGCTTCCGCTTCCTTTTGTTTCCTCGTCGGAACTCCGGTGGGCTGGTCAATTTCCGGAAGACCATCCTGCTGTTCTTTTTTCTCTTTATTCTGAAGCCCTTTGGCAGCCTCGGATGCACGCTCCATGCCATTCGCAAAGCTCACCGCATTCATACCGGTGATGGAGCGTATCATGGATGATGAGTCACCTGTTTCGAGTGGCTGATCAGGTACACCTTCACCACCTTGCGGGCCTCCCTCTCCGCCGGAAGCACCGGTATCTCCCCCGTTAGGCGAAACAGCATCAGTACCGGATGATCCTGTGCCATTGGGCGACTGTGTGCTTGGAACTACACTGTCTGCCTGAGTTGGATTTGGTGAGGTCTGACTTTCACTGGTCGTGTGAGATGATGTTGTATCAGGTGATACAGCATTCGGATCCGCATCGGTTGTAGTTGATGTGCTCCGGGACGATGCATTCGGGTCACGTGAGGTTGATGAAGCAATATCTCCCGAATCATTCGGATCGGATCCGTTATTTGTTGATGCGTCATCACCTCCGCCATTGGGATTCGCATCGTCCTCCGGAGGTGGTGCCGGCAGGGCTTCAGTCTCTGGAGGTGACGGGGTCTGATCCGGTTCACTTTCGTCCTCCTGTTCCGTCACCTGTCCGTGCATCTCCAAACCATCCGTGTGATTAGGGTGTATGACCTGAGATGTGCGACGTTCCACCGAAGGCGCCATGGCAAACCCTTCGGTGCGGCTTAACGGTGCCATGCCTGATCCGGCACGTTCTGCTAATGCTGTTTCCTTCTGACCTTCACCACCGGGCCGCTGCAGTTGCTCCTCATCTCTCAGAGAGGTACCATTCCGATGTACCTGAGATCGTTCCGGTGCAACTACAGTTTCTGGCATGATCAGTTTCCTTCAATCGTATCGGGTTGGTCAGCTGTTTGTCCGGAGAGGCAATGCACGTAATGTGTCCAGGCGTCGGCCTGATTGTAATCGTTGGCATTGGTTTCACAATCGAAAACAGGGAGGTAGGACTCTGCTCCGGGACTGCCAATACCGGCTGCGTGTGCCGCTTCATGAATCAATGTACGCACCTGCTGTTCAAACCCGATTCCAAAAAACGAGTTACACAGGTGGATAGGGGTACTGTTATCTTCGACGTATGCGTTCCAAACATTGCAATTGGCAATCTCCGGTCCGCATACAATGGCTCTATCCGAAGTAAGGATGTTCATCATCCGGCTGATCAGGAGTTGCACAGCCGCCAGGTTTCGCACACGTGGAGATACCAGTCTGCGCGCCTCCCGCATGGCGTGCCGTTGCTGACTGGCACCGAGGGTTGGATGCAAACCACTCAGTTGATGATGCACCAGCTGTACCCGGAAGAATGCCTGACGTCTGGCGTTGGTGATGGCTGTTCGGTCACAGGTTCCACCGGAGCCGCCGCCTTCCTTCCCCTGAAGATTCCCTGATGCCGGGCGCATGTTCATTCCTCCGCGGTGGGGTGTCATGCTTTCACCGGCTATCTGTTGTGGTGCCATACCCCCTCTCCCTCCGTGATGTCTCAAGGGAGTTGCGCTTTTTTTTCTTTGCAGAACCTGTCTTACTTTTTTCATAGCGGAGATTTTTAATCTGACGGACGGCTACCAGGCCCCATATCATCCCTGTTAAAATGATAGATCATCCGGGCAAACACGGCATATGAATCGGGATTACTGCTTGCCACAGACCATCCCATTTCACGATATTCCGGCTGCCATTCATAGGTATCATTCCGGTAGAGCAGATCACGATGTACCACTTCATGAATGAGCACACTTACACGGATAAAGAAGTCGTGTGCATTGAACCATAGCGGACACAGGCGCACATAGGACCGGGGCAGCGTTAACGTAAGTCCGTCATCCGTTTCTATGTCATAGACACTGTGTGCTGCGTATTCATTTTCCGGGCACATCGGAAAACAAGCGTAATCTATATTGCGGAGGCCTGAGAGAATGGTCTCATAGTTGGATCTGATCGTACGTAGTCTGGCACCGGCGGTGCGAAAGTCATCGGCGGTAAGCGGACTTCCCCTTTGTATCCTTGCCATATCAAAATTCAGGAAGTAGGCTGTCATGAAGCGCCCGCGGTCATCACCCGTGGTTGCACCGCTGAAGATCCCATCGATGCTTCGCATGGTTCTGGTCACCCAATCGATGGCATGCGGCTGGTGCCTGGTGATCATGCGTTGCTGGCCTTCATCGCATCGGCGAAAACGCCCCGGTGTTGTTGTGCCGGCAGCCTCCTGTCTTTGGATCATGGGGGCTTGCTGTGCGCCGGTCATACGGATAGGTTGTGCATCGGGCGTACCCTGCATGGCAGTGTCTCCTGACGGAGTGGGGTGCATCATCGCTACCGGATTGCTTTGATCGGGATACATCTGCAGGACGTGTCCTCCGGTCTGTGGCTGCATGGCTCCATCAACGGAAGATCCAACCGTAATCCCGGGTTGCCGGGCGGGAGCTGATTCACGGGCTATGGCGGTTGCTGCTCCCATTATTTCTTAATGAAATTCGTATTTGCAGGTCATCTCCATGACCGGGGTACCATCAGGAGAATACTGGATCTCTTTTTCGAGAAGATCATTGCCATAAAAAAATTCAGAGGAGAGATGGCCATTGATAGACACTTTGGATAATTGCCCGTCTGCATTGTATTCATTTTTGTGGCGGATTGTGGTATGTCCTTCGTTGTGTTCTTCTTTCATCTCCACCACATTTCCATTATCATCATAAACGAAATCGGTGCGGTGACCGTTGGTGGTGTATACCTGCCACATCAGTTTACCCTTGTCATCAAAGTGGCGCTGGACCTGGACCGTTCCACCCTTTTCGGTGTATTCATCATACGCACCCTTGTCGTCATAAACGTAACGCACTTCCGTTCCTTCTCCTCCTTTTGTTTCCACTTTTACGAGTTTACCATTCTCTCTGTGATAGAACTTTTCAAGTGTGGTATTCTGGGCAAAATTTTTCTGGATTTCTTTTGCCAGATGGCCATCCGCATATTCATAAGTGACTTCTCTGACTGTATCCTCGGAAGGTCCGAAGGTTCGCAGGCTTTGCTTCCAACCATCTTT encodes the following:
- a CDS encoding AHH domain-containing protein; its protein translation is MPETVVAPERSQVHRNGTSLRDEEQLQRPGGEGQKETALAERAGSGMAPLSRTEGFAMAPSVERRTSQVIHPNHTDGLEMHGQVTEQEDESEPDQTPSPPETEALPAPPPEDDANPNGGGDDASTNNGSDPNDSGDIASSTSRDPNASSRSTSTTTDADPNAVSPDTTSSHTTSESQTSPNPTQADSVVPSTQSPNGTGSSGTDAVSPNGGDTGASGGEGGPQGGEGVPDQPLETGDSSSMIRSITGMNAVSFANGMERASEAAKGLQNKEKKEQQDGLPEIDQPTGVPTRKQKEAEALALKNDQAPDLKPEGNAEGHTIETQHESPSGPVPGSQGQRFSEPTESQGEDDGSWWSRLFNRIRSFLSSLPEGDSGVSTSAGERPKVDLSGQADPKQNEEHQTTSTKKVDENLTNADQETTKDFGEKDIYPDIETEKMAPKIELMGAEPREGKNLGKREISGDVKQALNTNLQSRMDEKVSPKNQEFEEAHQTYEADSEKEKTEGLAKIDEETARVKAEQESEQTGAASQVEAERTKWKADNEQVKKTYDKQSAEKKKEIDKQIDTKVKSSEDEAKTKLDNAEKEAKREKKKAEDEAKRKKREAESKPRSFWDRVKGAISDLCNKIRAAINTIFDALRKLVKGIIELAKKAVKGIIELARKAIVGLIKAFGEALKAFVSIALAAFPELAKKARAAIDRTVDSAVKAVNKAAQALKDFADKVLDAIGKALDFILSVYQRVYNAIIDALEFIAVGIIEIIEGIANLVQAARQMPDHFWSQVSVELTGQDLTKPLPGIERTTPPVAPGASPGSASAANLDPASTALLSKNQLSAEDVVIDPVPEMDIDKELFIDAASHGDGELMFGNEEAGDLTLEEIRAMSGFDATAAAAGGSMPGGATADASGGGAGGPDFANMTDSQKMDYYLAQMNPQCNDMAGPAPTGETDNSIPDVAKVGPLSVGQRAGFVLSQVKKGIANWWECNKVMIISIMVGALLGLAVAAFFTGGAAILAAIQALMSALTVIFGAILVAKMGYHIGQYVKKAWSGDIVGGAQSLARAIAVGLVELVFNFLFKVGGLLLKVVKQVAKAIAKAAKAAGKLALKAGKATVQGLKVAGKAAFKFTRRIATPLIKQGKVFLKGIGRGFARGVKKVKDFGKKLKNHFGFKGFSLQIRGKRFYLYGYFNPKKLLATGEVKNLTKAEEKALQKMGGNKQLVGKSIGSGAKKGIVVSDRYAAKKLKDMTPGERAAAFKELEKKTADQIRRLGGGGKSTKELRKGIPHPHPTNFQAHHVVPEEIMKNPVLKKFLDRIGFKFQDGAKNGVLLPPNAASQTGAWKNATIHMGSHPNYTKTIETMIERARVAFERSSKGLTGNALKQAKQTALANLHAQVDAVRKGLMNGTVRLH